Genomic DNA from Aminobacterium mobile DSM 12262:
TGGGGGAGATCTATCCCTCATTTAGAGATACTAGCACCTCGTGACATCGTTGATCTTAGAGCGATGCTCGACCATTGTCTGAGCCGTTCAACCCCTGTACTCATTCGATACCCTCGGGGAATAGCTCCTGAAGAAATTTCTAGGAACAACCCCAACCCACTGCCGCCTTATCGAGCAGAGGTTATTCAGCAAGGGGACGGAAATGAATGGAGTATTATGGGGATAGGAGCTACTCTTCAGCTCGCTTTCGAGAGCTCTCATTTAGCCGTTGCCCAAGGAGAGCCAGCCCCTACAATTCTTGATCTTCGATGGATCAAGCCTCTAGATTGGGAAACCATCGATCAAAGGCTTCAATCTAATCGGATAGTAATTGTTCTGGAAGAGGGATATCGCAACGGCGGCATAGGGGAGACCATAGCAGCCCGAGCATCAGAAAAAGCATGGCCAGTACAGGTTATTCCTATAGGAATTCCTGACCTCTTTGTCCCTCACGGAACTCCTGAAAAACAAAGAGAATTTTGTGGATTAACGCCTCAAAGAGTGGTGAATAGCTATAGGAAAAATACAAAAGGAACGAATCGATAAGCTCCTCGTGGCAAGAAATCTAGCCCCATCACGAGCGAAGGCATGTGCTCTCATTCTGGAAGGGCGCGTTTTTTCCAACCATAAACAGATTGTTAAGGTGGGAACCATGCTTCCTAAAGATGCTTCTCTAGAAGTTAAAGAACGTAGCGATGCATCTCGTGAAGAATGGGTTAGCCGGGGAGCTCATAAACTTTTAAAAGCTCTTGATATCTTTCATACCAACCCTACAGGAAAAATTTGTATGGACATAGGAGCCTCAACTGGCGGTTTTACTCACGTGATGCTTTCAAGAGGTGCTTTAAAAGTCTACTCTGTAGATGTGGGTTACGGTCAATTCGCATGGAAATTACGCACAGATCCTCGCGTAGTGGTCATGGAACGTACGAACGCCAGATATTTAGAGCCAGGTCAGTTTGAAGAAGGGATGGATCTTATTACTATTGATGCTTCTTTTAT
This window encodes:
- a CDS encoding TlyA family RNA methyltransferase, producing the protein MARNLAPSRAKACALILEGRVFSNHKQIVKVGTMLPKDASLEVKERSDASREEWVSRGAHKLLKALDIFHTNPTGKICMDIGASTGGFTHVMLSRGALKVYSVDVGYGQFAWKLRTDPRVVVMERTNARYLEPGQFEEGMDLITIDASFISLTLLLPVMENLLKEDGCIICLVKPQFEAGKERLGKNGVVKDPLLHQTILQELSSFIEKQTLLSLQGATWSPLKGPKGNIEFLFFLQKGKKDESLHTDFTQIVAESHKALDEK